TGGGCTGGGTTTCCGTTCGTGTTTCCGTTGATGCCGTTTACAAGAGTCTCGTGCCCAGCATTTGATATCGTCAAGCTTTCTGAAGTCGAACCAGGCGTCAAAGCTTTGACCATCCCATTCATAGGGGGTCCTCCCGATGCCATTGATTTCTGGCTCATTGGCGATGAATGAATGCCATTGACAAGAGGCGGGCTAAGGTGGCCGTTGATGAGGTGCTCTAGACCTTGTTCTAGGCATATTCTAGTATAATCTGGGTCGTCTGGGAACACTTGCACCAGTCCGCGTCGAGGAACCTTCTTGTCGAGGAAAGGTGTACTGCTTGTTTGTGCGAGTTGGGGTTTATCCTCACCAACGAACGCGCCATTGTGATAATACTTGCATCGTGGAGCAAGTCTGTTGTACCGAGCAGAATCCGGATCCTGCTTCCACTTCTGACATGTTCCCCATCCCCTGCTTTGTGCTTCTGTCTCCAGAAGTTCCCTATATTCAACTTCGAGACGAATGTGACGAAGATGTGGTATGTTGGGGACAGTATACATAAGATCCGACACCTGTTATCATGTTAGCTTTTCGCATTTTCGCATATTTGAGTGGCTGATATTCACCTTAACAAAGAACATGTCCATATTGAAGAATTTCTCCCAAGCCTCTGCTTTTAGTCGTTGCTTTGTCTCAAAACCTAATTCGGAGGGATCCTCGTCACCGTAATATTCGGGGAGTTGTCGACCGAGATCCCACAGCTTGTCATCGAGCAGAGAGTAAAGACGCCATTCAACGCGCCATAAAGACAACTTTGCTAGGTCAGTTACGGGAGCGCGTTCCCATGCAGTATCTATAGAAACAATCAGTGGCTACCTCAACAAGTTTGATTAATGAACTTACACCGAGAGAGGTCAAGATCCTTctcgccaagaaggagagcTGCATGTGTGTTGAGCACCCACTGCTCACGACCCTCGGCTGTGCCGTTGGCTTCGCGTCGAATTGTATCGTATCGGCAGCCTTGAATCCGCTTGAATTTCTCGGCAAGGACCGGAAGCTTGGGGTTTGGACATGTATCGAGCCATCGTAGGAGGGGAGGCAGTTTATCGAGGCGGATGCGTTCTTGCTCCTCACGGAATCGTCGTTGTTCAGCTTCGCGTGCCGCTCGTTTGCGTTCCATATCCTCACGATGCGCACGTTCTCGTCGCTCACGTTCTTtgcgctcttcttcctcgtgTTGACGGCGAGCTTCTTCGGCCGCTTCTCGCTCGAGTTGCTCACGGTGCagcctctcctcttcctctcgctgtttctgctcctcctcctctttcttctttcgctCTTCTTCGATACGTTGCTTTTCTGCCTCTTCTCGACGCGCCTTCTCCTCGGCTTCGCGCcgttgcttcttctcctcctcctcctcctcctcctcctctcgTCGCTggcgttcttcttcttccttgcGTTTGCGCTCAGCTTCGCGCTCCTCTAGTTCCTTTTGCAGTCTCTCCTTTTCGGCAGCCTCCTCCTTtcgcttcttttcctcttcctcttcacgCTTCCTCGCGGCTTCAGCCTCAGCTCGCTTacgttcttcttctttcttgcGTGCTTCATGCTTCTTCCGAAgttcgtccttcttcttggcctcctcatcggtttgcttttgcttctcttgtTCGGCTTCCTTAGCTCGAGCCGCTTGCAGTTCCGACTCTGACACAGCCTTAATAGAATCGGCGTCTTTCATCTCCACGTCAGTCTCCTCTGACTTGACATGAATCTGTTTTTCGACACTACTGGCTCGGTCGGTGTCTGCACGGTGAGAGTCGGCACGCCTATCGCGTTTCTCCTCGTCGTGCTTTCTATGACTGGGTTTTGAGGACGATTTGGAAGAGTCTTGAAGATTGCTGGATTTTCGAGGTCTCTCGTCAGATGATACAACTTGTTTAGGTCGTTTCTCCTTTGTCTCGCTATCAAGTCGTCGTCGCTTGGGTGGGACCTCGCTATCATCCTTTTCGCCATTACTGGGTCGGTCAGGTGTGATGCTGGCACGATGCCTCTTAGTCGACCCGTCGCCAGACACCGACAAGCGATCCCGGGATTCGTCCCTTTTGAGAGCCTTAGTGCGATCATGGTACTTTTCGGATAGTTTCTCGACTCTGTTCTTTTCGTGTTTATCGTGTTTGTCACCTGACTCCTCATGCCTCGACTCATGGGGGCTACTTGGGTGATCTTTGAAAGATGAAGCGTTCGAAGCCATACTAGCGCGTCGTTGCCGCTCTCGTTCCCCTCGAAGCTCCCCCTTAGACACAACCTTCCTCCTCGGTTTATGTGTTTCCCCCTCCGACGATACGCCGGCAGCGTCTGAATCGGCATGTTTGGCTTTGAGCTGTTTCTGAGAGATAGTTGGGGATTGTTCGCGGTCTGAGATATTAATAGACGGAACGGGATCGTCTTTCCTGGGTCGTCCTGGGCCACGCTTTGAACCCTCATCTCCCTGGTTCGTGATTGAGTTGGATCTCCGTTTCTCTTTAGGGCTCGTAAGCTTGGAAGCGgttgacttcttcttcggttCGGGACTGGAGAGGCTCCTTTTATGCTGTCGGGCCTCCTCCTTTGCTCGTCGGGCACGCAAAGCTTCATCTTGTTGTTCCTGGCGAGAGTTTGTCTTCTTTCCGCTCCTCTTAAACTCGTCGTAGGCGTTTTTCAGCATATGCTCTTCGTCCTTCCAGTTTGGACCTGCCCGGTGTCGGGCAATCTCGTAATATGTTTCTCCTCTGTACCTTCGTGTGGGATCGAATCCAGCCTGTTCCAAAAGTAACTCAATGACTTTGATGTTCTCTTGCCCGATTGCTGCTAGTATTGGCGTCGCGAATTCAGGCTGGGCGTTGAAAATAGGCCGGGGATCAGGATTAGCGCCTCCAAGGCCTAGGAGCAGCTGAATCACCAAGTCATGGCCACCTCGAGCCGCGGCAACCATAGCAGCTGGGTCATTATATCCTTCCTTTACCTGCAAGATGCGTGCGACAGTTTCCTCATCACCTCGCCCCGCAGCCTGTCGAAGTGTCTTGTCGTCGAGGGGCATATACAGTAGATCGTTTCTCGTCTTTGTTGCGCGTACAGTTCCTGTTCTTCGACTTGTTCCGGAATTTGTAGCGGGCGAATGGCGTGGGCTATCTGGCGCATGCGAGTCCCTCgtatcttgatcttggtggGAGTGATGTTCTTCTGAGGTGCGCCTCCGATCTCCTGCTCGCTTCCTTGCAGCCATGAGTGCGGCTCGAATCTCCTCGGCGTTGTCTGTTTCGTCGCTCACCCGGTCGATTGGCTCTTCCCCGTTCACATTGGCCTTTCTAGGATTAACGCCTGCGTCTAGTAATAACTTGACAACGCCCAGGTGGCCGTTGTCGACCgcatcgagaagtggtgtGTCCTTGTCGTAGTTGACACAATCCAAATTGCATCCAGCATCGATCAGAAGTTTGACGATGTCTTCGCATCCATTAATTGCTGCAATCTGAAGAGGTGTGTTTCCCGCGTAGTCGGCTACGTTCAGATCCTCAGGCCTCTCGGTAAGGCGTGTCTTGGCCCCCTCGTACTCTCCTCGAGCGCAGGCGCGAGCGAGTAATGTCTGACCGTGGGCATCGAGATGCTTCTTATGAGGAGCCATCCTTGCAGGGGAGGCATTTGTGTCGGCGGCAGGCGTTGCCAGGTTACGTAGTTTAGAACTGCGAGGATGAGGACTGCCACTTGCTGATGAGTCGTCAGAGTGATAGTCAGTGGCGTGCAACGGAGGAGGCAGTCGCCTCTTCTTGTGGCCGAGGCCGTTGGAGGAGTAGGCAGGTAACTGGGAGGATGCACTCCTTCGGTGAGATCGAGCCTGTGGTGAAATGGAACGGTTCTGTGAATCATGGTGTGACTTTGCTGAGAGAGGCTTGTGCTCCTTCTGCGGGCGACCTGAATCGATGCTGGCGCTGGTTGTTCGTTGCCGCCTAACCTTGCGGCTCTCGCCTTCGTCGTCGGACTCAACTTTGAGACTCTTGCGCTTATGTGATGCTGTGTTTTCACCCGATTTCAATTTCTCGCGAATGGACTTGGCAGGTCGGGGATGAGAATGTTCAGAGTCGGAAGATGAATGCGTGTCATCTGCAAATCGGCGacgctgctgctgccggtgaTGAGGTGGAGATGCTGGTGCAGAGCTCAAGCCACTGGAAGCAGCCGCATCTTTACCCCGTGACAGTTTCTCGCGTTCGATGTGGGCCGACGAAatgcgcttcttcttgacagGATCACCGCGAGCGTGAATTGACGGTGAACTCTTTTCAAGTTCTGGACGATAACCAGCAGCCTTGATTGAAGATTTGGGTGCGTCGCCATCGTTATCACCATCGGCATCACCGTCGCTTCTGTCCTCCTGTCTTACCTTCCGAGCCTTTGACGGGGAATGGCCATCCTTGCCAGGCAATACGATGGTTTCGGCGTCTGAATCGCGATCTTCCAACGCATCTTGGTCAACAGCAGATGAAGAATTCGCATTCCGTCGTGcgtccttgtccttgtccttttcCCTCTCCTTGTCAACGGGCTCAGAAGGCTTGGGGCTTACTGGCGGCGGAGTCGACTTTGAAGTATCAGGCTTTGAGTCAGGCCGCTGAGGTGAGTCGCCAGCAGGCCTCGTCTGGTCGGACTGGGCAGCATTCTGCGCATCCATGACATTTACCTGCGAGGACGACTAGCGACTACCACCAttctggtgatgatggtATAGACAAAAGTTGACGGGGCGATGAACTCGCGCTGGCGTTGATGCCTATGAACTTGGCCAAGAGGAAAAGCAACGGTCGGGCGCGAGAAAGACGAGAACCAAAGAGGCGAATACGAGCGCAGTCAATCAGCAGAGGCGATATGGgggcaaaaaaaaaaaaaaaaaacaaggcTACGCGAAAAGGCGAAGGATTGATTCGTGAGGAGCAATTTGGAATATCTAGAAATCGGGCGGTCGGAGGGGTTTAGCAATAGAATATGGTAGGTAGGTGAGtaaaggtgaagaagaaggagagcgagtgagtgagtgagtggTTGGTTTCGGATTGGAGATAGAATTGGGATTGGGAGTGGAGGCTCAGCTCAGGTTGGTTAGATTAAGCCCGGTTGAGTTTAAGTCCAATAGAAGTTGAGTTAGGTATCCGTCGATTTAGAAGCGGAGATCGATAATTGTAGGCACCTAGCCTGGGCTGAGTCTGACCGGAAAGCCTGTTTATGGGGATAGTTACAGTGTAATAATGGTGGTTTTGGGAGAACGATGATGGACCACGACGTCTATGGGCGGGCCTTTTACCCAAATTGAGATTGAAACGGGACGGGAGGATGAGTGCGAAGTGAAAGAGAAGAGTGGAAGAATTGGAAACTCCAAAGCAAATGCCCGAGCAAGGCTCCCGGTCTCAAAGATGAAACATGATTGGCTGGGTCTCATTTCGTACTGTCTTTTAGTCTTGTCCGGTCAGACATAAAGACCCAGACCGCAATTTGAACTAGCACAGCCAAAAAGAAACGATTGGCTTTATTTAATTTGAACATGACAGAAAATAGATGCGCTTTTCTTTTGGACCGTGTGACATGTATATTGAGTCCGTGCGTAGTGTAATAAGAAGTAACTCTCTTGTTCTCTCACGTTAAGGACATAGGTACCTAAGTTAAAAGGTACAGTATCCGTACTTGTGCCATCATCTTTCATGCAATTAACCATCCACTATccgtaaaggcaaggaacCCCAAAGTAGGCACCCATTTTAGTTTAGCTCATCCCCCCCTGCGGCAAGGAACTCCAAGATGACACCTTGATACGATTGACTTACCAGTAAGGACTTATAACAATCAGCTTGTTGAATCAGTAGCGCATAATGTTCAATCCCTCCTCATAATTTGATTCGCTCGAACTTGATTGCTTGGGATATAGATTCCTATGTTTTACTTATGCTACCTACCTTAGTGCTATACCTCTGGGCAGTCAATAATTCGTAGATATTCAAGGTTCTGTGTATGGAGACTTTACTGGAGCTAGGCTTAGTTTCATCAGTCCCTTTGCCCCATATTTAACTGTACCAGGATCTCCACCGTCTCTGCCTGGATACTCCAAGGAACTTCAACCACTAACAATTCCCTCTCTCGCTGATCTTCGCCCTAGCACAACATCAAACCCTCGACGTGTGGAATCACAgcttgtcaaagtcaaagaatcGCGCCTGACCTTTTATGTGCTGTAATAACAAGAAGATCGTGATGGATTCATCAAGTTCTGCCTTACCAAGCACGGATAAAGACGATGTCTTACTACCTCCTTCGCTGGAACACGCCAGAATTAATACTCTACCTCAGACGGCGTACTATATTCCTAACTTCATAACcgagcaagaagagcagaACATTCTGGACAAGGTTTGTATTCAGCAATACAAATAATAGCCGATCACAACTCAACCATCTCTAGATATCAAGCGCTCCCAACCAAGGTGGAAACAGCTTACAAAACGGGCGTCTTCAGACCTGGCCTTCAGAGCTTCGTCAACAACAAACTCCTTGAAGCTCCCCTCCCTCCCTGGGTTCAAGACCCAGTCATATCCCGTCTGCTCTCGATACCATCCCAGGACTCCTCAGCAGCGAAAATATTCGAAAGAAGNNNNNNNNNNNNNNNNNNNNNNNNNNNNNNNNNNNNNNNNNNNNNNNNNNNNNNNNNNNNNNNNNNNNNNNNNNNNNNNNNNNNNNNNNNNNNNNNNNNNNNNNNNNNNNNNNNNNNNNNNNNNNNNNNNNNNNNNNNNNNNNNNNNNNNNNNNNNNNNNNNNNNNNNNNNNNNNNNNNNNNNNNNNNNNNNNNNNNNNNNNNNNNNNNNNNNNNNNNNNNNNNNNNNNNNNNNNNNNNNNNNNNNNNNNNNNNNNNNNNNNNNNNNNNNNNNNNNNNNNNNNNNNNAAGTTGAGTATTCATCAAGTGATACAccctcttttctctttcgtACTTATATTATACAGGATGGCGCGGCATACTGGCCAGTTGTGGCCACCGTCAGCCTTGGAGCCAGCCTATGCCTGAACCTGCATCGCAGCAAGGAGGACGGCGCTCTTGATCCCGAACCTGCTTGGAGGATCCTCCAAGAACCCCGTAGTTTACTCGTCACAACTGACGAGCTATATACCGAATATCTCCATGGGATTGCTGATATCGAAGAGGATGCTGACTTGAGTGCCGAAACTGTTGCCAACTGGGATCTTCTCCGTTCTCCCGGTGTATACGCCAATGGTCGGAATATCCGTCAAACTCGCACAAGCCTGACGTATCGAGATGTTCTTCAGGTATCAAAAGTCGCGAACAAGCTTGGCATCTTCCTCAAACGATGAAAGATTCAGGTGTGACTAGAAAGCTAGTAGACAGGTGGGATCATGATCCATCGATCAGCTACCTTGTCTGAGCCGAACTTGTTCTCATACCATGCTTTTGTGCCCTTTGCCGTAGCGCCCAGGTTCACGGCCACAAACGCCACAGCAGTCAGGATACTCTTGTTGAATAGCTCGCCTGGAGGCGCAGCGATCCAGGCAATTGCAAGGTACAGAATGCACTCGGCAGTATAGTGGGGGCAGACGAGGTATTTGAACCACCCTTCCGTTGGAAGTGTGTACTTCTTGAGGCTGGCCAGATGTCTGTGGCATTGATTTTGCTTGAAGTATGCAACGAAATAGAATAAAACAGCCGATAGCAACCTCCGTGGGATTTTAAGGGGCTGGTTAGGAGAATCCCAACATGACAAAATTGCACCTATAACTTGTCAGTGTCTCTGGTGACCAACTGTGACAGGTTTGTAGCGTACTGGAACCCTCGATCCAGACAGCGAGGCTTATAACGGCATAGAATGCAGCACCAAGTGCCCAATGAATGAACCACATAGGTGACGAGCCTGGCTTGAATACAAACAAACTCTCATATAACCGCCTTGAACCCTGCAACGCCATGAGCAGCCATGCGATATAAATTTGCTCTAGGCTCATCGATGATCTGCCAGCCCTGTCCTGCCACGTAGCAATAATCCTCAACACCGATCCCCTCGTTAAATATTGCCAGGCCCAAAAGCCTGACAGAGATACTGAGGTGATGTAGAAGTGCAAAAACCACGAGTGAGGCACTTGCCCATATTCCGTTAGGTTTTTCAAGAACGATCTCAATCCTGCGAAGCTTTGcttctcatcgtcttctttcttgttcCTGGACTTGCCGTCTTTAGGTCTTCGAGGACCATAGTCCATCATAGCCCTACGGACATCTCGAGGGAGAACCTGTAGAGCTAAAACGAGAGCGGCAGAAAGTGTGAAGAAACTCTGGCACCATTGAGCTGGAGATAAATCTGACGCCAAATCTGCCACTTTATTCAGAATCTCCTCCATTACCTTCGGTAGTATTTTCAGGTCGCCGATGTTTTTGATCTATAAGGACAAGGTGAGGTTCTTCAAAACACGTTCGTTGGCTATTGGCTACCTTTACCTTATCAAACGCGTGTTTTGTACAGTATCAACTTCTCTTTTATATACATTTTACACTGTGCATCGATCTCATGTTGGATATACCTACTTACCTTAAGTAAGGCAGTTCTCGTTATTGTTACAGtactatatattaaaaacTGTATATCGAAGCCATATTATGAATTAATATGTCAATGGTTGGTTAATTCCCAGTTTAGATTATGCTCTGATCTTTGGTCTCTGAGCTGAGATTGAACGTTCGTACAGTTTTTAATAGTTATGTCGGCACTGGATGCAATCATTGTCCAACCAAGAGGGGCTTCTTGTTTCCGAGGCCATACAGAGCAACGCATCTGTTTTCAATGATACAGTTTCTGTCAACTTAGTATGATACCAAAGTTAAGCGGACCTCAGAAATTGTTACAGCTTACCCTAGAGAGACGAACTCTGAGCGTCGTAGGCTTAGGTGGATATCTACACCGTATTGGTGAAAACATTATATTGGACAGCATTTTATCTTTGAAACAATGCCATAAATCGAAGGAAGGGAGTGTTATAAGTTACTCCTGACATCCTGTCGTATACCCAAAGGACACTTATCCACTCCAGCAACTTATTGCAAAAATAAACTCTTTATTCAAATATATTGCCTCTCGAAGCTTGTGACAATGGGGATGCGGAACACAGACAAAGAATTTTGCTGAGAGTTATGATCAAGTTCACGAAgtaaggagaagagaaggagtTGGCTTATCAAAACAAAGCAGCTTCTGTTTAGCGAACGATAGTCTAACCAATAAAACAATAACCAAGCGAGTGTATGTGAAAATAGTAGTAAACACCAAACCGAAAAGTACAACCCAGATCTCCCATCCTATGCTCGAACCCAAACACGGCCACCGCTTTTGACCACCGATCTCCGAAACTCCAGATCACTGAGCGAACATCCTTTACAGACCAGTGCCGAAGTTCTGGCAGCGGCTGCTGAAATTGACATTGGCGTTCTCCCAGAGACAGTCAGCATACTGGATGGAGCACTTGTTCTGAGCGCTCTGCCACTGGTCGTTACCGAATAGGTTGAAGAAGCGAGGCTCAATACCAGACTTCTCGAGGGCGCGCTTGTGGAAGTGGGAGTGAGATCGCTTGTCGAAGTAGTTGCTGCTATCACTGCGAGTGTTAAGCTTCTTGCAGCTCTGGACATAGGTACCGACACAAGCGTTGTACTGAGCCTTGCAGGCGTCGGCACAAGCGCTGGACTGCTGGTTGCGGCGAtaagaagagcaagaattGGAGTTGGTATTGGTGTAAAGCTTGAAGGGGTTCTGAGAAAAGTCGCCCTTCAAGTCGTTACAGGCAACAAGAGGCAGCTCAATACCACCGACAGGGTTGCCGGGACCGTAGCCCCAGATGTTGGAGCTGGGCTGCTGGCAAATGTTGGTGGGCTGAGGAGCACAAGAGgtggcagcagcagaagaagtgGTTGAAGTGCTGGTGACGGCGCAGGGATAGACGCTGGTGGTAGTCGAGGCACTGTTTCCGCCAGTGGGAGCGTTGTTCTTGATGCAGCCAAGCTTGTTGCAGCTACGACCACgggagcaagaagaagcacaGTAGCCCTGGACACCATCACACCACTTAGAGAAGTCGAAGCAGTTCAGAGCGCCGGGCCAGCCAGCGTTCTGGAAGCAAGCAGCAATGTTCTTGGCGCAGTTGTTGTAAGCGGTCTGACAACTGTTTTGATCCTGGAAGTCAGGGACAGACGGAGCACACCAGTTACCACACTTGTACTCGCAGGTGTTGGGCACAACAACGGTAGAAGTACACATAGCAGGACCAGTAGTGGTGCTGCAGGAAGTAGTGGTTGTAGCGGAAGGCTTGTTGGTGGTAGACTGGCCATTGCCGTTGGTGGAAGAAGGGTTGGAGGGGCCAGGAGGGTTGTTGGTAGTGGAAGAAGGGCCAGAGGGACCAGAAGGACCAGAAGGACCAGAGGGACCAGAAGGCCCAGAAGGCTGACCCGTGGTAGAAGACTGTCCATTTCCAGTAGTGCTGGTCAGAGTGCTCAAGGTTGTGGAAGAGCTGGTGACAACCGATCTGGAGCTGGAGACCGAGCTGGTAGTGGAGGAGCTAACGACAGAACTGGTgcttgaagagctggaagTAGCAACACTTGAGGTAGTAGCGGAAGTGGTAGAGGTAGATGACCAGAGAGAAACGGAAGCcgaggcagaggcagagtTGCTGGGCTTCCAGCCACATGGCTGAAGAGAAAGCAGATCCTCAGCGACGTAGACACTCAAACGACTAGGTCCACCGCAAAGGAGGGTCTTGTCACCGTTGCAAGGAACGTTGCAGTCACCAACATCTGCCTTGACAGTGTCATTGGCCAGGACGTTACCGCAGTAGCATTCACCACCATATTCAAGACCAGCAAAAGGGAAGCCCTGGTCAGCGCAGGCAGTCAAGCAACTGGTGGGGGTCATCTGAGAACCATCAATATCCATCGGCCAGGTCAGAGCGCGGCCCTTGGAGGAGTTGTCAGTGTAGCAACCGTTGGGCTTATAACCGGCGATAGACTGGACAGTTCCCTGAAGTTGAGTAACAACTCCTCCAAGGTTGGTGAGCTTGAAAGTGGGATCCTGCCAGATGGAGAAGGCATTGTCACTACCGCAAGTTTCGGTTTTATCACCAGTGCAGGGATAGTTGCACTGGCTATCAGGAAGCTGAATGCCACCAACGGTGGAACCGCAGTAACAGACACCATAGTACTTGAGACCAGCATATCCGGAAGCCGTTACCCTTGCACTCGGCAACACACTTCTCGACAGTCATGTTGTACTGGTTCTGACCGGAGCGGTAGATGAGTGCACCACCCATATGGCCCTCAACGCCATCCATGTAACATCCAGATGAAACATAGGGCTGGAAAGGGTCAAGACAAGGCGGGTAGTCAATGTGGGTGGCCTGGGCAATGCCAGCCAAGGCGATAGTCGCACCAACGACAATGGTTCTAAGAGAGAACATGattttgttgttgttatCAAATGAGAGGATAGAAAGTTGCAAATAGCTGTCGAGGTTGTTGTAAGTGATATCGTGTATCCGGTGCCTCAGTGACGTTGCAAGCAGTCTTGGTGTTTAAAGAGAGTGGTGCCCCAGGGCAAGTAAAAGAAAGAATGCGATCCGAAGAAGAGAGTGTGAGAGTAAGCTGATTGCTTGAGAAGCTGCTGTTGGATGATGAGAAAAGACTGTTTATGGTACGGGGGATTCGAGGATATTTATCCTTTGCGATTATTCCATGACTACTAAGGCAAATCTCCTCGCCTCTCGATCAACTTAACGAACTCAGTCATGTCAGCCATAGACTCAGGAACCGGAAGCCCCGTGCTCATCCACAATGCCACAAATCTACTGAATAACATCATGATGCAAAAGACGCCAGTGAACACCGATGAGCTCGTGGCacaacaagaacaacccTTCCCAAAGCGGGAGTCATAGACAGACGCCACTAAGCGCCTAACACACGCCAAACTCGAAGGTAGTATCAATCGGCCAGTTCTACTAAGGACGAGACTATCCAAAACAGCTCAGCCGGGTAAGCTCCTCTCTTGCTAATTCGGGCGTAGATCGCGAAGTGGACGAGTTGAGTTCCTTATAGTGGCTTGATCTGTTAAGTCTAGTCGGCAGAGTGAGAGACGAAGAGGCGCGGGAGGCCGATTTTACGACAGTCATTCGAGCGTAACAGACTTCAGAGGTGAATCTTGATGCACGTGGAGACGCCAAGGGCCCAGACGTGACCGATGGCGGTCGGCTCTCGGAATGGATTCGGAGGCGTTTTTAGGGGCCTGTAGCTCTCCCACCTGTTCCTGCAGCTTCTGATGCAGGTACAATAGGTCCTAGTTA
This genomic stretch from Fusarium oxysporum f. sp. lycopersici 4287 chromosome 5, whole genome shotgun sequence harbors:
- a CDS encoding alkylated DNA repair protein alkB like 6; its protein translation is MARHTGQFKEDGALDPEPAWRILQEPRSLLVTTDELYTEYLHGIADIEEDADLSAETVANWDLLRSPGVYANGRNIRQTRTSLTYRDVLQVSKVANKLGIFLKR
- a CDS encoding hypothetical protein (At least one base has a quality score < 10), yielding MDIDGSQMTPTSCLTACADQGFPFAGLEYGGECYCGNVLANDTVKADVGDCNVPCNGDKTLLCGGPSRLSVYVAEDLLSLQPCGWKPSNSASASASVSLWSSTSTTSATTSSVATSSSSSTSSVVSSSTTSSVSSSRSVVTSSSTTLSTLTSTTGNGQSSTTGQPSGPSGPSGPSGPSGPSGPSSTTNNPPGPSNPSSTNGNGQSTTNKPSATTTTSCSTTTGPAMCTSTVVVPNTCEYKCGNWCAPSVPDFQDQNSCQTAYNNCAKNIAACFQNAGWPGALNCFDFSKWCDGVQGYCASSCSRGRSCNKLGCIKNNAPTGGNSASTTTSVYPCAVTSTSTTSSAAATSCAPQPTNICQQPSSNIWGYGPGNPVGGIELPLVACNDLKGDFSQNPFKLYTNTNSNSCSSYRRNQQSSACADACKAQYNACVGTYVQSCKKLNTRSDSSNYFDKRSHSHFHKRALEKSGIEPRFFNLFGNDQWQSAQNKCSIQYADCLWENANVNFSSRCQNFGTGL